DNA from Variovorax sp. V213:
CGCCAGCGCCCCCATCATTCACCACCCCGACGTGAAGCGCATGCTGATGACGATGCGCGCCTATACCGAAGGCTGCCGCGCCATGGCTGCGGTGGCCGCCGCAGCCTACGACGCTGCGCACCACCACCCCGATGCCGACGCGCGCAAGCAGAACCAGGCCTTTTATGAATTCATGGTGCCGCTGGTCAAGGGCTACAGCACCGAGATGAGCCTGGAAGTGACCTCGCTCGGCGTGCAGGTGCACGGCGGCATGGGCTTCATCGAGGAGACGGGCGCGGCGCAGTATTACCGCGACGCCAAAATCCTCACGATCTACGAAGGCACCACCGCCATCCAGGCCAACGACCTCGTGGGCCGCAAGACGGCGCGCGACGGCGGCCAGACCGCGAAGGCCATTGCCGCGCAGATCGAGAAGACCGAGGCCGAGCTTGCCAAGAGCGACAGCGCGGCCGCCGCAGCCGTCCTCAAACGCCTGAAGGCCGCACGCGAAGCATTCGTCGACGTCGTCGATTTCGTCGCGGGCCAGACCAAGGCATCGCCGAATGCGGTGTTCGCGGGCAGCGTGCCCTACCTGATGCTCGCGGGCAACCTGGTGGCCGGCTGGCAGCTCGCGCGCTCGCTGGTCATTGCACAAGACCTTGCATCCCACAGCGTCGATGTCGATTTCATGCAGGCCAAGGTGGCCACGGCACGCTTCTACGCCGAGCACATCCTCAACAAGGTGCCGGGCATCCGCGACAGCATCGTCGACGGCGCCGAGAGTGTCACGGCCCTGGCGCTCGACGCGTTCTGACCTACGGCCTGCCGTGTCGCCCACCTGACGGGCGATGCGGCCTTCCTCTTATATAAAACCGAAACCTTATCCCGGAGACGACATGTCCAAGCTGCCCCCCGTGCTCGCCAACCTGCCGCTGCCGATCATCGGTTCGCCGCTGTTCATCATCAGCAACCCGAAGCTCGTGATCGCCCAATGCAAGGCGGGCGTGGTCGGATCGATGCCGGCACTCAATGCGCGGCCCGCAGCGCAACTCGAAGACTGGCTGGCGGAAATCACCGAGGAACTCGCGGCCTACAACAAGGCCAATCCGGACAAACCCGCCGCGCCGTTCGCCATCAACCAGATCGTGCACAAGAGCAATGACCGCCTCGAACACGACATGGAAATGGTCGTGAAGTACAAGGTGCCGATCGTCATCACCTCGCTCGGCGCGCGCACCGACGTGAACGACGCGGTGCACAGCTACGGCGGCGTCACGCTGCATGACATCATCAACAACAAGTTCGCGCAGAAGGCGATCGAGAAGGGCGCCGACGGCATCATTGCCGTGGCGGCCGGTGCCGGCGGCCATGCAGGCACGAAGAGCCCATTCGCGCTGGTGCAGGAAATCCGCCAGTGGTTCGACGGCCCTATCGCGCTGTCGGGTTCCATTGCCACCGGCGGCGCGGTGCTCGCGGCGCAGGCCATGGGCGCCGACTTCGCCTACATCGGCACCGCCTTCATCGCCACCGAGGAAGCACGCGCGAGCGACGACTACAAGCAGGCCATCGTCGACGGCACCTCCGACGACATCGTGTATTCCAGCCTCTTCACCGGCGTGCACGGCAACTACCTGGCGCCCAGCATCGTCAAGGCCGGCATGGACCCGGCCAACCTCCCCGAAGGCGACGTCAAGACCATGAACTTCGGCGGCGGCGAAGGCAGCAAGGCCAAGGCCTGGAAAGACATCTGGGGCTCGGGCCAGGGCATCGGCGCCGTGACCGAAGTGGCCAGCGCGGCCGCGTTCATCGAAAAGCTCAAGCGCGAATACCTGGAAGCAAGGCAGCGGCTCGCACTTTGAACGGAGCGCCCAACCTGGCGCCTTCCGCAGAGCTCGCGCAGCGCGGGCGCATGCCGCTGCTCGACATCGCGAAAGGGATCGCCTGCGCGGTCATCGTCGGGCACCACCTGTCGCGCTACGGCTCGATGCCGGTGGGCGCCTTTCCCCTGGCGCCGGACTTCCTGGGCTGGCTGGCCGATGACGGCCGGCTTGCGGTGCAGGTCTTCCTGGTGATCGCGGGCTTTCTCGCGGCGGCCAGCCTCGCGCCCGACGGCGTGCTGCGCGTCGACCGTCCCCTGGCGCGCATCCTGCAGCGCTATGGGCGCCTGGTGATGCCGTACCTGGCCGCGCTCACGGTGTGCGTGCTGGTGGCTGCGCTCGTGCGTCCGTGGATGAGTGGCGACGACGTGCCGGCATCGCCCAGCATCGGCCAGTTGCTCGCGCACGGATTGCTGATGCAGGACCTGCTGGGGTACGAGTCGCTGTCCACCGGCGTCTGGTACGTGGCCATCGACTTCCAGCTGTTCGTGCTGGCATTGACGCTCATGGGGCTGCCCGCCATGCTGCGGCGGCGAGCGGCCGCACCGGCCTCGCGCGAACGCTGGATTCCCATCGCGCTGGTGCTGGGGGTGGCCATGGCCTCGCTGGCGGTTTTCAACCGCTACGCCGACCTGGACAGCACGGCGTTCTATTTCTTCGGCGCCTATGGCCTCGGCATGCTGGTCTTCTGGATCGGGCGCGCCACGCGTGCCAGCACCTGGCACAGCGCCATCGTGCTGCTGGCGCTGGCCGGCGCGGGCGCACTGGCCATCGACTGGCGCAGCCGCATTGCCACGGCGCTCGTGAGCGCGTTGCTGATCGCGATCGCGCAGCGGCAAGACTGGCTGTCGATGGCGCGCTGGCCAGGCGCGGCCATGCCCCTGCAGCGCCTGGGCCGCATTTCGTACTCGCTGTTCTTGATTCACTTTCCGGTGCTCCTGGCCACGAATGCCGCGGTTGGCCAGGTGGGCCCGCATGCGGCCTGGATCGATGCGCTGGGCATGGCGGCCACCTTCGGGCTTTCGGTGGCGGCCGCGCTGCTGCTGTACCGCTGGGTCGAGGTGCGACCGGCGTCGTGGCGCGCGGTCGCTGCATTGTTCGCGGCGCTGCTGGTCAGCGGGGTGCTGGTCTCGTCCTGACCTGAAAGCCCCTGCCGCAGGCAGCGCGGGGGTGGCCGTTTTCACTGAAATGGTTGCAAGAGGGCGCCGGAGCGGTCACGCTCCGGTTGCTTCGCTGGTTATTCGCCTTTGATATGATCGCGAATATTCAGTAAATACTGAAAATACAAAATATCAAGGAATGATCGAACATCCTTCGCCACGGCAGCCGCTGCAGGTTTTTTCGCTGCTGGATGCCGCGAGCCTCGTGCAGGGCGTGGCGGCCCTCACGTGGCTTCCGCAGGCGGCGCTGCTGGCCATGGGCGTTCAGGGGCTGGCATCGGGGCAGGGGGTTTCGGCGGTGCAGTGGCCGGCTTGCGGCATCCTGCTGCTCGGCGTGCTGCGGGCTGTTGGCGAGGCATGGGGCGCACGGCGCATCTTCGGGCGCGCCAGGGCGCAGCTCTCGGCGCTGCGCGCGCAAACCGCTTTCGCGCTGGCGGCCGGTTCGCCGCTGGACCGCGAACGTGCCGCGTCCGGGCGCGCGGCCAGCGTGCTCGCCGAACAGGCGGAAGCGCTGGTGCCTTATCTCGTGCGCTACCGGCCCGCACGCTGGCGTGCAATGGTGGTCCCGGTCGTCATCCTGGGGGTGGTTGCCGGCTTTTCCTGGGTTGCCGCGCTCGTGCTGCTGGCCGCCGCCCCGCTCATTCCGCTTTTCATGGCCATCGTCGGCTGGCGCGCCAAGGCGGCGAGCCAGGCGCAGATGGTCGAAATGGGCGGCATGAACGCCTTCCTGCTCGACCGCCTGCGCGGGCTCGCCACGCTGCGTGCGCTCTGTGCGGTGGATGCCACCGCGCAGCGACTGGGCGAGGCCACGCAGTCGCTGCGGGAGCGGACCATGGCAGTACTGCGTATCGCCTTTCTCTCGTCGGCGGTGCTGGAGCTTTTCTCGGCGCTGGGCGTTGCCATGGTGGCGGCCTACGTCGGCTTCCATCTGCTGGGCGCCTTGGGTTTCGGTGCCTGGGGACGTCAGTTGAGCCTGGGAGAAGGCCTGTTCATCCTGCTGCTTGCACCGGCGTTCTTCGAGCCGCTGCGCGAACTCTCGGCGGTCTGGCACGATCGCGCGGCCGGCGAGGCGGCGCTGCAGGCGCTCGACGCGCTGCGCGCCCGCGCATTGCCGCTGCCTGGAGCGGATGCCCCGGTCGCCAGCTCTGCGACGGGGGTGCTTCGCGCAGGCTCCGCGCCTGCCATCGTGATCCGCGACCTGCATTTCGCATGGCCGGGCGAGCAGCGCCAAGTCTTCGATGGCTGCGATCTGCGCATTGCGGCCGGCGAGCACGTGGCGCTCACGGGCGCGAGCGGCACGGGCAAGACGGCGCTGCTGTCGCTGATGGCGGGGCTGCTGCCGGCCACGCGCGGCGAAATTTCCATTGGCGGCGTGCCGCTGTCCGATCGCACCGTGGGTGCGCTGCGCCGGCGCATGGGCTGGATGGGACAGAAGCCGCACGTGTTTGCGGGCTCGGTCGAGTTCAACGTCGCACTCGGGCGCGCAGGCGTGGATCGCCCGCAAGTTGCGGCCGCGATGCATTTCGCCTCCCTCGAGACAGTGGCGCAGGCGCACCCGGAGGTGGCGCTGGGCGAGGGCGGCATCGGCTTGTCGGGCGGGGAGGCGGTGCGGCTGGCGCTGGCGCGCATCGCGGTCCATCCGCATGCCGACCTGCTGCTGGTGGACGAGCCCACCGCCCACCTCGACACTGAAACCGCCAGGCACGTGGTGAATGCGCTGCTGGGCCTGGCCCACGGAAAGACCCTCGTCGTCGCCACGCACGATCCGGTCCTGGCGGCGCGCATGAACCGCTCCATCTGTCTCGCCGCCGAACCGGCCGCCGAAGCCTTGGAGCGTGCCGCATGAGCACCGTCCGGCCGCCCGAAGGCGCTCGGCACCGCAGCCGGAGCGACTGGCGCGATCTCCGGCTGGTGCTGCGGCCCTTCGTTGCAACGCAGCCTCGCGCGCTGTTGTGGGGTGGACTGCTGGCGGCGGTCACCGTGCTGGCAGGCATGGCCTTGCTCGGCCTGTCGGGCTGGTTCATCACCGCGACGGCGCTGGCCGGCCTGCATGCGGCCACCGCCTTTACCTTCGACGTGTTCATGCCCTCGGCCGGCATCCGGCTGCTCGCGCTGGGACGCACCGCATCGCGCTACGGCGAGCGACTGGTCACGCACGATGCAACTTTCGGTGTGCTGGCGGCATTGCGCGTGCGCCTGTTCCGCGGCTGGGCGCGCGCCGGCGCGGCGCGCGAACTGATGATGCGGCCGTCGCGGCTGTTGTTCCGGCTGACCTGCGACCTCGACGCGCTGGAGTCGCTCTATCTGCGGTTGCTCGTGCCCGCCGCGGCGGCATTGGGCGCGGCGCTGCTCGCGGGCGCGGTGCTCGGGCTCATGCACGTCGGCGTGGGGCTTGCGTTGCTGCTGTGGCTGGTGGCCGTCGGCTGGGGCATGGCGCTGTTCATCGCGCGGCGCGCCCGGCGCCCGGCCCTGCGCCGCGCACATGCCATCGAGGCGCTCCGGGCCCGCACTGTCGACCTCGTCGCAGGCCAGACCGATCTGGTGATGGCGGGGCGTGCCGACGCCCAGCGCGAAGCGTTGATGAACGCCGATGCGCATCTTGCCAAGGCCGACCTCGCGCTGAACAGGCTCGAGACTTCGGCCGGCGCTGCCTACGGAGTGGCCGGCACGCTGACCCTGGTGGGTGTGCTGCTGGCGGTGGGCACGCTCATGGGCGAGGGCGCCATCGGCGCACCTGCCGCGGTGCTGGGGCTGCTCGTGGCCCTGACGGCAACGGAGCCTTTCGCGGCCCTGCGGCGCGGTGCGCTCGACGCCGGCCGCACCTGGCTCGGGGTCCGGCGCCTCGGGCCGCGCATGGCGCCGGACGAGGTGCAGCCGGGCGTCGCGGTCGAATCCCGAGTGCATTCCTGCGCGGTGAGCCTGGCCAACCTGAGCGCGGCGCACTCCGGCAGCGGTGTCCCCGCGCTCAACGATGTCTCGCTTGACATGGCCCCGGGCGAGCGGGTGGCGCTGATCGGCGCGAGCGGCGCGGGCAAGTCGACACTGCTCTCGGTGATTGCCGGAGAGATCGTGCCGCAGACGGGCATTGCGTACGCACAGCCTTCATGCCTTCTGACCCAGCGCACCGAACTTTTTCAGGACAGCCTGCGCGACAACCTCCGGCTCGCCGATCCGACCGCGGACGACACCCGTCTCTGGAACGCATTGCAATCCGCCGGCCTTGCCAGCGACGTGCGTTCTTTTTTCCCCGCCGGCCTCGATACCGCGCTGGGTGAAGGGGGCCTGGGCCTCTCGGGTGGGCAGTCGCGCCGGCTCGCGCTGGCGCGCCTGCTGCTGCGCCCGGTGCCGCTCTGGCTGCTCGACGAGCCCACGGAGGCGCTGGATGCCGCCATTGCGCACGACGTGCTTCGGCGCCTGTGCGCGCAGGCCGGCCCGCGCACGCTGCTGATCGCCACGCACCTGCGGCGCGAAGCCGCGCTCGCCGACCGCCTGGTGTGCATGCGGCAGGGGCGCATCGTTGCCGAGCTGCGGCGCGGCAGCTCCGCCTTCGATGCCGCGCTGAACGCATTGCGGCCCGACTGAAGCCAACGACAGAAACAGGGAACACAAAGGAAGCACCCATGGACCTCGACATCGTCGCGCTATCGCGCCTGCAGTTCGCCGTCACGGCGCTCTACCACTTCCTGTTCGTGCCGCTGACGCTCGGCCTGTCGATCATTCTCGCGATCATGGAAACCGTCTACGTCATGACGGGCCGCGTGATATGGCGCGACATGACCAAGTTCTGGGGCGTGCTGTTCGGCATCAACTTTGCGATGGGGGTGGCCACCGGCGTGGTCATGGAGTTCCAGTTCGGCATGAACTGGAGCTACTACAGCCATTACGTCGGCGACATCTTCGGCGCGCCGCTGGCCATCGAGGGGCTGATGGCTTTCTTCATGGAAGCCACCTTCGTGGGCCTGTTCTTCTTCGGCTGGGACAAGCTTTCCAAGGTAGGCCACCTGATCGCCACCTGGGCCGTGGCCATCGGCTCCAACTTCTCGGCGCTGTGGATTCTCATTGCCAACGGCTGGATGCAGAACCCCGTGGGCGCGGCCTTCAATCCGCAGACCATGCGCATGGAGGTGACCGACTTCTTCGCGGTGCTGACCAACCCGGTGGCGCAGGCCAAGTTCGTGCATACCGTGTCGGCGGGCTATGTGTGCGCGGCGGTGTTCGTGCTCGGCGTGTCGGCCTGGTATGTGCTGAAGGGGCGCCACCTGGAACTGGCCAAGCGCTCGATGACGGTCGCGGCCTCGTTCGGCCTGGCGGCGTCGCTGTCGGTGGTGGTGCTGGGCGACGAGAGCGGCTACCTTTCCACCGAACACCAGAAGATGAAGCTCGCCGCCATCGAGGCCATGTGGGAGACGCATCCCGCGCCCGCGGCCTTCACCGCCTTCGGTTTTCCTGACCAGGAAGCGCGCGAGACGCACTACGCGATCCATATTCCAGCGGTGATGGGCCTGATCGGCACGCGCTCGCTCGATACCGTGATCCCGGGCATCGACGAGCTCGTAAAGCGCGCCGAGGTGCGCATCCGCGAAGGTATCAAGGCCTACGACGCGCTGCAGCAGATCCGGGCCGCCGGCAGCACGCAGACCGTGACGCAGGGCGTGCGCGACACCTTCGAGAACAGCGGCGCCGACATGGGCTATGCACTGCTGCTCAAGCGCTATGTGGACGACCCCCGCAACGCCACGCCCGAGCAGATCACCAAGGCCGCATGGGACACCGTGCCGCAGGTGGCGCCGCTCTTCTGGCTGTTCCGGATCATGGTGGGCATCGGCATGCTGCTGATCCTGCTGACGGCCACCTTCTTCGTGCTTTCGGCGCGGCGCCGGCTCGACCGCCACCGCTGGCTGCTGAAGGCCGCGGTGTTCGCCATACCGCTGCCGTGGATCGCCATCGAGTCCGGCTGGCTGGTGGCGGAGTTCGGCCGCCAGCCCTGGGTGATCGAAGGCGTGCTGCCGACGGCGGTGGCCGTGTCGAACCTGGGCGTGAAGACGCTGCTCCTCACGCTCGGCGGATTCATCGCCATCTACACCGCGCTCTTCATCATCGAGATGAAGCTGTTGTTCAAGGTGATACGCAAGGGGCCGGAGGCCGAGCATGCGCCCGATGTCGGCGAAACCCGCTCGCATGTTCCGCCAGTTCGCGCCATTCCGGCTTCAGGGAGCTCTTCATGATCCTGCATCAACTCATCGACTACGACACGCTTCGAATCATCTGGTGGGCGCTGATCGGCGTGCTGCTGGTCGGCTTTGCGGTCACCGACGGGTTCGACCTGGGAAGCGGCATCCTGCTGCCGTTCGCCGCACGCACCGACCTCGAGCGGCGCGTGGTCATCAACAGCGTGGGCCCGGTGTGGGAGGGCAACCAGGTGTGGCTGATCCTTGGCGGCGGCGCCATCTTCGCGGCCTGGCCGCAGCTGTACGCGGTGTCGTTCTCGGGCTTCTACCTGGCGATGTTCGTCATTCTCACGGCGCTCATCCTGCGGCCCGTGGCCTTCAAGTTCCGCAGCAAGCGCGAGTCCCCGGCCTGGCGCGCGCGCTGGGACGGGGTGCTTTTCTTCAGCGGCCTGGTGCCGGCGCTGATCTTTGGCGTCGCCGTGGGCAACGTGCTGCAGGGGGTGCCGTTCCGCTTCGCGACCGACATGCACATTCACTACGACGGCAGCTTCTTCGCGCTGCTCAATCCGTTCGCGCTGCTGTGCGGGCTGGTGTCGGTCGCGATGATGGTCGTGCACGGCGCGGCGTGGCTGCAGCTCAAGACCGCGGGCCCGGTGGCCGAGCGCGCGCGCCGCTGCGGCAGCATTGCCGCCGTGGCGGCTGTCGTGCTGTATGCGCTGGCAGGCGTGTGGATGGCTTCGGCCATCGGCGGGTACCGCATCACCAGCGCGGTCCAGATGGTGGGACCGTCGAATCCGCTCTTGAAGACCGTCGAGCTGCATGCGGGCGCATGGCTTGCCAACTATGCGGCCCATCCCTGGACCATGGCCGCGCCGGTGACGGGGTTCGTCGGCTTGCTGGTTGCGCTGGCGGGCCTGCTGCTGCGCCGACCGGTGCTCGCGCTGCTGGCGGCCGCGCTCGGCATTGCCGGCATCATCCTGAGCGTGGGCGCATCGATGTTCCCGTTCATCCTGCCGTCGTCGATCGACCCGCGCGCCAGCCTCACGGTGTGGGACGCGTCGTCGAGCCACCTCACGCTCTTCATCATGCTGGTGGTCACGGCCTTCTTCATTCCCATCATCGTGGCCTATACCAGTTGGGTGTACTACGTGCTGTGGGGCAAGGTCGACGAAAAAGCCATCCGCGAAGAGAGCGGGCACGCGTACTGAAAGGACGAAAAGAGATGTGGTACTTCGCCTGGATTCTCGGCCTGCCGCTGGCGGCCGCCTTCGCCGTGCTCAACGCCATGTGGTACGAGCTCATGGATGACGACGCCATCCGCAAGGAAAAGCTCGCCATGCCCGAAGCGTCGCAGGGGCAGGAGCGGCTTTGATGCCGCCTCGGTGCGGTCTCAGCCGGCAGCCGGCTTCTTCTTTTTGGGAGCGCTGCCGGTGATGCGGTCCTTGAGGCCCAGCACCTTGGTCACGGTGGCGCCCATGCCCATCAGCTGCATGGCGGTTTCGGGCGCGAGCCGCTGGACGTCGTCGAACCATTTCATCAGCCGGTCGATCAGCTCGTGCATCTCGCGCATGCGTTGCTGCGCATGGCGCTCCGCGTCGCTCGTGGGCGACTCGAGCAGGGCATTGCGCAGCATGGAGAGCGTGGGCTCGATCTCGCGGCGGCGGCGCTCCTCGGCCAACACGCGAAAGATTTCCCATACGTCCGCCGGCGCCTCGAAATATTCGCGCCGGTCGCCGGGGTGGTGGCGCAGGTGCACCAGCCGCCAGGCCTGCAGCTCCTTCAAGCCCATGCTCACGTTGGAGCGCGAGAACTCCAGCAGCTCGGCAATCTCGTCGGCGTTGAGCGCGCGCTCCGACAGGAAAATGAGCGCGTAGATCTGCCCGACGGTGCGGTTGATGCCCCACTTGCTGCCCATCTCGCCAAAGTGGGCGACGAACTGGCGGTTGAGCGGGGGCAGGTCGGGTGCGGTGGCCATTCGCGGATTGTCGCGCGAGTTTGCTGGAGTTTCGGTAGCTTCTGAAAACTCACTCCAACCGCGATCCGGCCAGGTGGGCGCGGGCGCTCAGCTGCCGGACAGGCTGCGCGCCGCGCCCAGCATCTCGTGCGTGTCGTGCGCCATCACCGCCAGGAATGCCAGCAGGCCGATGTAGTACACGCTGTAGGTCACCCGCGTTTCGGTGGACACGGCGTAGTACTGCTGGTTGGCCGGGTCCTTCGGGTCGTACTTCCAGGCCCGCATCACCTGCGGCGCGGCGAGCAACGCCACCAGGATCAGCATCGGGCTCGGGCGCCAGAAGAACAGGCCCGCGAGTACCGGCACGCCCAAGAGCCAGACGCGCGGCGTGAGCACCGCGGTGATCCGCCCGCCGTCGAAGGGCGAGAGCGGGATCAGGTTGAAGAGGTTGATGAAGAAGCCCGCATAGGCCAGCGCCAGCAGCAGCCGGCTGTCCGATTCGCGCGCCACGAAGTAGCAGGCCAATGCCGCGAGGCTGCCGAGCAGCGGACCGCCGAAGCCGACCCAGGCCTCGGTCTCCACGTCGTGCGGTTGGTCCTTGAGCTCGATCCATGCGCCGACGAAGGGAATGAAGGTGGGCAGGCCGACATGGAGGCCGCGCTGCTTCGCCGCAAGGTAGTGCCCCATCTCGTGGATGAAGATGAGCGCCACGAAACCCGCCGCATAGCGCCAGCCGAAGACGAAGGCATAGGCCACCACCGAGAGCAGCATCGTGCCGCCCGACAGCAGCAGCTTGCCGAGCTTGCCCGCGCTCAGCAGAACCAGCAGCAGCTTCACCATGGTGCCTGTCTCCTGTCGCTCTTCAGGCCTTCTTCTTGAAGAGCTTGGCGATGCCCCAGAGCGCCGCACCGCCCGCCACGACCGCGATTTTCGCGAACTTGGCCAGGAAGGCCAGGGCGAGCGCGAAGAAGCCCAGCTTCTTCACGGCAACGCCCGCCACCAGCGCGGCCAGGCCGTAGGCTGCGACCTTGTCGGTGGACGAATTGAAGTCTGCGTACTTCTTGCCGTCGTCATACTGCAGCGCGCCGAGCAGCTTGGCGGCGTCGGGCTTGTACGTCTCGAGGTCCTTCGCATTGGTGATGAGGTTCAGGCTCATGTAGCCATCGCGGCCCAGCGCGTAGGTGTTGTAGTTGACGCCCTGGTTCTCGCCGGTGCTGCCCTTGTTCTTCGAGAGGGCCGACCAGACCAGGCGGTGCGTCGAGGCTTCGTACTGCGGCTTCTGCGCCCAGCCCGTGACCTCGATGCTGGCAATGCCGCGCTTGGCGCGTTCCTCGTTCGCGGCCTCGGTGCCTTCCTTGAGGCTCTTGAGCAGGTCGTCGGCGTTCCAGTCCTTCGCGTCGTCGTCCTTGATGTAGCCCTCTTTCACGAACTTGACGACCGCCATCCAGTCGGCGTCGTCAGACGGGAAGATCACTCCGATGAAGGTGTCATCGGTCCGGTTGCCCATGCTGCGCATGAGCTGCGCAGCCGCGGGCGTCGGCACCCAGACGTAGCCGGCCGGCAGGTGCAGGTGGGCCTGGTCGCGCAGGGCGATGTCGGCGGGGCCGGCCTTCTGCACGGCCTTCGCGGCCTTGAAGGCCGCCTCCTGCTCGGCCTCCAGAGCGTTGGCGGTGGAGGTGGGGGGAGCCGTGGAAGTGGCGGACGCCGCGGCGTTGCCGATGTTGGCGGCCGCAAGCGCGCACGCGAACAGCAGGCCGGCCGTCAGGCGGGCCGCAGGGGTATGAATACGCAAGTTCTCTCTCCTCGGTTGTTGTCGGTTTTTGTGAGACGCGAGGAGTGTATCGGCGCCAGGGCGGCGCCAAAACGGCGTGTGAGGGCCGCGTTCAGGGCCAGGGCGTGGGCGGCGGAATTTCGCACACCGGCTCGACGTCGATGCTCTTGAAGTCGGCCGGCGAGACGATCTCCAGGTATTCCATGTCGGGCGAGTAATCGAACAGGAAATGGCGGATGCCGGGCCGCTGGTGCACCACGTCGCCGGCTTCGACCAGGGTTTCCTTGTCTTCATACATGAAACGGGCCCAGCCCTTGAGCATGATCACGATCTGGAAGTCGGCCTCGTGGCGGTGCCAGCCGGTGCCCGTTTCCGGTGCCATGTTGGCCTTGACGAGGTGCGCGATGACCTTGCCGTTGGTGGCCTCTGCAATGCCCAGGTCGCGGTAGAGAAAGAAATCGCGCAGGCCGCCCGAGACGTACTCGGTGTCGCCGGGTTTGACGTGGGAGAACTGGGTGGTGGTTCGGTCCAGCATGGGGCGCTCCTTCGCAGGTTTGGATGAGATGCTGCGGTGCGGTACGCATAAAGCGTTCCCAAAAGGGGCTGGCTGCGAGATACTCAACCATATGGTTCACTCAGACGCTGCCACCCTGGATGCGGTCTTCGCCGCGCTTTCGGATCCGACGCGCCGCACCGTGCTCGAAACGCTGGGCGAGCGCAGCCTCAGCGTGACCGAGCTCGCCGAGCCGCATGGCATGTCGCTGACCGGTTTCATGAAGCACCTGCGGGTGCTCGAGGATGCCGGTCTCATCTCGCGCACGAAAGAGGGCCGGATCGTGCGCTGCGAGCTCTCGCCGCGGCCCATGCAAGAGGCGGCTGTGTGGTTGTCGCGGTACGAGAAATTCTGGACCGGGCGCCTCGATGCGCTGGCGCGCTATCTCTCTCACCAAGAGGAGACCGAATGGCAAAACCTGTCGCACCCGCCAAAGAGCGACCCTCGCTCACCCTCCGCAGGCACTACCCCGTCGCCGCCGAAAAAGTCTGGCGCGCGTGGACCGACCCGCAAGCGCTGAAAGCCTGGTTCGGCCCCGAGGAGATCGCCGGGCGCG
Protein-coding regions in this window:
- a CDS encoding NAD(P)H-dependent flavin oxidoreductase encodes the protein MSKLPPVLANLPLPIIGSPLFIISNPKLVIAQCKAGVVGSMPALNARPAAQLEDWLAEITEELAAYNKANPDKPAAPFAINQIVHKSNDRLEHDMEMVVKYKVPIVITSLGARTDVNDAVHSYGGVTLHDIINNKFAQKAIEKGADGIIAVAAGAGGHAGTKSPFALVQEIRQWFDGPIALSGSIATGGAVLAAQAMGADFAYIGTAFIATEEARASDDYKQAIVDGTSDDIVYSSLFTGVHGNYLAPSIVKAGMDPANLPEGDVKTMNFGGGEGSKAKAWKDIWGSGQGIGAVTEVASAAAFIEKLKREYLEARQRLAL
- a CDS encoding acyltransferase family protein → MNGAPNLAPSAELAQRGRMPLLDIAKGIACAVIVGHHLSRYGSMPVGAFPLAPDFLGWLADDGRLAVQVFLVIAGFLAAASLAPDGVLRVDRPLARILQRYGRLVMPYLAALTVCVLVAALVRPWMSGDDVPASPSIGQLLAHGLLMQDLLGYESLSTGVWYVAIDFQLFVLALTLMGLPAMLRRRAAAPASRERWIPIALVLGVAMASLAVFNRYADLDSTAFYFFGAYGLGMLVFWIGRATRASTWHSAIVLLALAGAGALAIDWRSRIATALVSALLIAIAQRQDWLSMARWPGAAMPLQRLGRISYSLFLIHFPVLLATNAAVGQVGPHAAWIDALGMAATFGLSVAAALLLYRWVEVRPASWRAVAALFAALLVSGVLVSS
- the cydD gene encoding thiol reductant ABC exporter subunit CydD — its product is MIEHPSPRQPLQVFSLLDAASLVQGVAALTWLPQAALLAMGVQGLASGQGVSAVQWPACGILLLGVLRAVGEAWGARRIFGRARAQLSALRAQTAFALAAGSPLDRERAASGRAASVLAEQAEALVPYLVRYRPARWRAMVVPVVILGVVAGFSWVAALVLLAAAPLIPLFMAIVGWRAKAASQAQMVEMGGMNAFLLDRLRGLATLRALCAVDATAQRLGEATQSLRERTMAVLRIAFLSSAVLELFSALGVAMVAAYVGFHLLGALGFGAWGRQLSLGEGLFILLLAPAFFEPLRELSAVWHDRAAGEAALQALDALRARALPLPGADAPVASSATGVLRAGSAPAIVIRDLHFAWPGEQRQVFDGCDLRIAAGEHVALTGASGTGKTALLSLMAGLLPATRGEISIGGVPLSDRTVGALRRRMGWMGQKPHVFAGSVEFNVALGRAGVDRPQVAAAMHFASLETVAQAHPEVALGEGGIGLSGGEAVRLALARIAVHPHADLLLVDEPTAHLDTETARHVVNALLGLAHGKTLVVATHDPVLAARMNRSICLAAEPAAEALERAA
- a CDS encoding amino acid ABC transporter ATP-binding/permease protein — translated: MSTVRPPEGARHRSRSDWRDLRLVLRPFVATQPRALLWGGLLAAVTVLAGMALLGLSGWFITATALAGLHAATAFTFDVFMPSAGIRLLALGRTASRYGERLVTHDATFGVLAALRVRLFRGWARAGAARELMMRPSRLLFRLTCDLDALESLYLRLLVPAAAALGAALLAGAVLGLMHVGVGLALLLWLVAVGWGMALFIARRARRPALRRAHAIEALRARTVDLVAGQTDLVMAGRADAQREALMNADAHLAKADLALNRLETSAGAAYGVAGTLTLVGVLLAVGTLMGEGAIGAPAAVLGLLVALTATEPFAALRRGALDAGRTWLGVRRLGPRMAPDEVQPGVAVESRVHSCAVSLANLSAAHSGSGVPALNDVSLDMAPGERVALIGASGAGKSTLLSVIAGEIVPQTGIAYAQPSCLLTQRTELFQDSLRDNLRLADPTADDTRLWNALQSAGLASDVRSFFPAGLDTALGEGGLGLSGGQSRRLALARLLLRPVPLWLLDEPTEALDAAIAHDVLRRLCAQAGPRTLLIATHLRREAALADRLVCMRQGRIVAELRRGSSAFDAALNALRPD
- a CDS encoding cytochrome ubiquinol oxidase subunit I; this encodes MDLDIVALSRLQFAVTALYHFLFVPLTLGLSIILAIMETVYVMTGRVIWRDMTKFWGVLFGINFAMGVATGVVMEFQFGMNWSYYSHYVGDIFGAPLAIEGLMAFFMEATFVGLFFFGWDKLSKVGHLIATWAVAIGSNFSALWILIANGWMQNPVGAAFNPQTMRMEVTDFFAVLTNPVAQAKFVHTVSAGYVCAAVFVLGVSAWYVLKGRHLELAKRSMTVAASFGLAASLSVVVLGDESGYLSTEHQKMKLAAIEAMWETHPAPAAFTAFGFPDQEARETHYAIHIPAVMGLIGTRSLDTVIPGIDELVKRAEVRIREGIKAYDALQQIRAAGSTQTVTQGVRDTFENSGADMGYALLLKRYVDDPRNATPEQITKAAWDTVPQVAPLFWLFRIMVGIGMLLILLTATFFVLSARRRLDRHRWLLKAAVFAIPLPWIAIESGWLVAEFGRQPWVIEGVLPTAVAVSNLGVKTLLLTLGGFIAIYTALFIIEMKLLFKVIRKGPEAEHAPDVGETRSHVPPVRAIPASGSSS